The Geobacter metallireducens GS-15 region CGGTGCTGTCGCACAACGAGATCCCGTCAAACGTCAAAATCCAATCGTTAGGGGTGGTGACGCTCAATGCTGGTTAAAACATTCGAAGCAGTGGACATGTCGGAGGCCCTCCGGAAGGTCAAGGCAGAGCTTGGCCCGGACGCCATGATCATCTCCTCGAAGAAGGAGAAGCGGGGGGGGATCCTCGGGTTTTTCTCCAAAGAGGTGGTGCAGGTGACCGCCGGCATCGAGATGAAGCCCCGGCAGCCGGCACCGAGCCAGAATCCCTACCGGGAGGCCCAGGAGGAGACCCTCTCCGCCAAGGAGATGATGGAGAACTCCATGCTGGGACCCCTGGCCCGGGAGCTGAAGGATCTGCGGGAGCGGGTCGAGGTCCTCACCCGCAAGGAAACGGCCGCAAAGGCCCAGGCAGCGTCCCAGGTCTTGCCCGCCGCTCCTGTGGTGGAGAAGGTCGTTCCGTCACCCCCCGCCGACTCCGTGCCCAAGACGATCCAGAAGCAGGACCTGGAGGAGATGAAGAAGCTCCTCTTCAAGACCCTGGCTGCCAAGGAGGCCGGCGAGGGGGTAACCCCCGCCGAGAAGGCTGAAGTCCTTGCGAAGCCTGCGGCGGCTCCGGCCGACGGCGGCAAGGGGGGCTTCAAGGGGACACTCCGGGTGATCATGAGCGAGCTGCACCGCAAAGGGCTGGAGCGGGGTTCGGTGCGGGCGGTCATGGAGCAGGTGGAGCCCGAGGCCAAGAAGGGGGGGACCGTGGAGGCGCTCCGCTCATTCCTTCCCAATGCCTTCACCTCCGTCATCAAATGTGCCGGTCCCGTGGCCTTCAAGAAGAACAGCCCGCGGATCGTGGCCCTGGTGGGGCCTACGGGGGTCGGCAAGACCACCACCATTGCCAAGCTGGCGGCCCACTACGCCCTACGGGAGAATCACCGGGCCGCCCTCATCACTATCGACAATTTTCGGGTCGGCGCGGTAGAGCAGCTCAAGACCTACTCACGCATCATGGGGGTTCCCGTGGAGGTGGCATCGACGCCTGCCGAACTGGAGGCGGCCATCGAGCTCCACTCCGACAAGGAGCTGATCCTCATCGATACGGCCGGCAGAAGCCACAAGGATAACGAGAAGATCGAGGAGCTGAAGGGATTCCTGGAGTCGCGGTTCGCCATCGAGATTCACCTCTGTCTCGCGGCCACCACCCGTGACCGGGAGATCCTGGAGGTGGTGGAGCGGTTCGGCGTCCTCCCCATCTCCCGCGTCATCTTCACCAAGCTGGACGAGAGCGAGAGCTACGGCACCATCGTCAACGCCCACCTCCGGACAAAGTTCCCGCTCTCTTACTTCACCACCGGGCAACGGGTGCCCGAGGATCTTGAAATAGCAACGCCCGGCAGGGTAGCCGGGCTTGTCCTGGGGGAGATCAAGGAATGAACGTCACGGCGACCACGGGAGATCAGGCAGACAGCCTCCGGCAGTTGGCCACCTCCGTAAACAAGAAGCGCAAGGCCTCGGCGGCCCGTGCCCTTGAAGGGCAGAGCCTGAAGGGAATCAGGGTCATCTCCGTGACCAGCGGCAAGGGGGGAGTCGGCAAGAGCAATGTCGTCGTCAACCTGGCCCTGGCCCTGGCCGGCAAGGGGAAGAAGGTCCTGGTCATCGACGCGGATCTGGGGCTCGGCAATATCGATGTCCTCCTGGGGCTGACTCCCGACTACACCCTGAACGACGTCTTTGCCGGCAGAAAGCGGCTTGAGGAGATTATTATCGAGGGGCCGGGGGGCATCCGGATCATCCCGGCCGGGTCGGGGCTCCCCGACTTCACCTCCCTGGGGCTCCAGGAGCGCGTCAAAATCATGGACGAACTCGACGCCCTGGAAGAAGATTTCGACATCCTCATCGTCGACACCGGGGCGGGGATTTCCGAGAACGTGGCCTACTTCAACACTGCCTCCCAGGAGATCGTGGTGGTGGTGACGCCGGAGCCCACCTCCATCACCGACGTCTACGCCCTCATCAAGCTTCTGGCCACGCGGCATTCCGAGCGCTACTTCAAGGTGCTCGTCAACATGGCCCGGGACACCGACGACGCTCTCCAGGTCTTCGC contains the following coding sequences:
- the flhF gene encoding flagellar biosynthesis protein FlhF, with amino-acid sequence MLVKTFEAVDMSEALRKVKAELGPDAMIISSKKEKRGGILGFFSKEVVQVTAGIEMKPRQPAPSQNPYREAQEETLSAKEMMENSMLGPLARELKDLRERVEVLTRKETAAKAQAASQVLPAAPVVEKVVPSPPADSVPKTIQKQDLEEMKKLLFKTLAAKEAGEGVTPAEKAEVLAKPAAAPADGGKGGFKGTLRVIMSELHRKGLERGSVRAVMEQVEPEAKKGGTVEALRSFLPNAFTSVIKCAGPVAFKKNSPRIVALVGPTGVGKTTTIAKLAAHYALRENHRAALITIDNFRVGAVEQLKTYSRIMGVPVEVASTPAELEAAIELHSDKELILIDTAGRSHKDNEKIEELKGFLESRFAIEIHLCLAATTRDREILEVVERFGVLPISRVIFTKLDESESYGTIVNAHLRTKFPLSYFTTGQRVPEDLEIATPGRVAGLVLGEIKE
- a CDS encoding MinD/ParA family protein codes for the protein MNVTATTGDQADSLRQLATSVNKKRKASAARALEGQSLKGIRVISVTSGKGGVGKSNVVVNLALALAGKGKKVLVIDADLGLGNIDVLLGLTPDYTLNDVFAGRKRLEEIIIEGPGGIRIIPAGSGLPDFTSLGLQERVKIMDELDALEEDFDILIVDTGAGISENVAYFNTASQEIVVVVTPEPTSITDVYALIKLLATRHSERYFKVLVNMARDTDDALQVFAKLSNVTSRFLDISLDYLGCVLRDDAILEAVKSQKPVIELLPDSPAAGCFATLARRILENGGEHRLKGNVQFFFRRFLSADAEMENV